A genome region from Triticum aestivum cultivar Chinese Spring chromosome 2B, IWGSC CS RefSeq v2.1, whole genome shotgun sequence includes the following:
- the LOC123040091 gene encoding uncharacterized protein — MALRSIARKLPALGARSPPMGPRIGPVHALSPAAGSRLMSHGGSGTGGQVVYSDDDKTLAKQREEIKRMTAEFDQSMKDISKNLDDMDLAERRSKEDLANFHRRLDNMQKVVNVALIVLVPTSIMIFLSL; from the exons ATGGCTTTGCGCTCCATCGCCAGAAAGTTGCCGGCCCTCGGTGCCAGGTCGCCGCCGATGGGCCCCCGTATCGGGCCGGTCCACGCGCTCTCGCCGGCGGCGGGTTCTCGCCTCATGTCCCACGGTGGCAGTGGCACG GGGGGACAAGTGGTTTATTCTGATGATGATAAAACGCTGGCCAAACAGCGTGAGGAAATAAAGCGCATGACTGCAGAGTTTGACCAGAGTATGAAGGATATATCCAAGAATTTGGATGATATGGATTTAGCTGAGAG GCGTAGCAAGGAGGACTTGGCAAATTTCCACAGGAGGCTGGATAACATGCAGAAGGTGGTCAATGTTGCTCTTATTGTGCTGGTGCCTACAAGCATTATGATTTTTTTGTCTCTGTAG